The Deltaproteobacteria bacterium region CCCAGACAGAGGCCTGCCTTGAAATCCACATTTGCCAGCTTCTGGTGAGCAATGAGAGCGGAAGCGGATATGATGATTATGGCAGCAAAAGAGGTTCCTACTGTTTTTTGAGCTGAATATCCCATAAAGAGTAGCAGCGGCACCATGAGAAAGCCCCCGCCGAGACCTGAAAAAGAAGCACCTATGCCCACCAGTACACCGAAAAGTGTCAACAACAGCATGTGCGTCATAAAGCCACTCCTCTCTTGTGCTGCGTTCTACTGCAAAACCGGTTTACCTCGAGCGTACCATGAAAATTATCTAGCGTCACCGGCACATTGCTGATGATATTCACCAGAAGAGATAGGGTCGGAGGCTATCCCCTCACCGGGCGGCTGCAAGCGGCGATTTCATGCCTCCTTGAAATTTATCGGTGACAACGGTCTACTCTTTGAAAGTAGACAGGCAGAAGCTCTTGGAGTTATCATGGATCGAAATGGTCAACGATGCCAGCCAATTTTGTCTGCCCGGGAGGCAGCGCTCTTATAGTCCAATGCCGTCTTGGCAGACTTCCTGTCGAGCCGGGCGGCCAGGTTGGCTTCAAGGCCTCGAGTAAAAGGGGCTGATCCAGGGTATGAATGTTAAAGGGGGCAGCAGTGAATCTCAGCACTCTTTTCACGGAAGCGGCAGGGGCTGTTCAGGCAATTGTCAAGGAGTTGCAGACATTCTCCGCAGCACTGCACTATGCCGTGGATCTTACCATTGCCCAGGGAGGCCGTACTCTGGCGGCGCCAGGACTGCCTGCCGGAGACAAAGAGCAATTGCGGAAGCTCTGTGAGAAGCAGCAACTCACCATGTTGGACAGGGATCTCAGGCAGCAGGGTGAAGGATTTCATACAGGGTTTACTGTGGCTGATTGGGGTATTGCCGAGACGGGCACTGTGGTGCTGGATTCGAGCAGCGAGGACTTGCGGCTCGCCAGCATGCTCTGTGAAACGCATGTTGCGGTGGTTGCCAGCAGGCGGTTGCTTGCCAATACGCAGGCTCTCGAAGAGGAAGTCAACCAGCTGCTGGCAAAAGGACCTCGCTACCTGGCCTTCATCACAGGTGCCAGCCGCACCGCAGATATCGAAAGAGTGCTCACCATAGGTGTGCACGGGCCCAAAGAACTGCACGTCTTGCTTCTGCAGGAGATCTAACAGCATGAGTGGCAGCAAGGATGACCGGAAAGAGTATAGATACAGGCTGGGCAGAGCACTGCAAGATTCCTTCTTGCGCCAGAGCCTGGAAAATTTTGCTCTAGCGTATCCAGAAAGCAGGAGGCAAGCGTTCGCAGGCCTCGATTTCCAGGAACTGGTCGACGACATTGCCGCCAGGAAAACGGCGGCAATGTCTCAGCTGGAGCAATTGTATCAGAGCTTCAAGAAGAATGCCGAGTCAGTGGGAGCCGTGGTCCACCTGGCAACAACAGCGGAGGAGGCAAATGAGATTATTGCTGAAATCGGCCGCTCCAGAGGAGTCCGCAAAATTGTCAAGTCCAAATCCATGACAGCCGAGGAGACCTTCCTCAACAAGCACCTGGAAAAAGAAGGCTTCCAAGTTACTGAAACGGACCTGGGTGAGTGGATAATCCAGCTGCGCGGCGAGGGTCCGTCGCACATGGTGATGCCCGCCATCCATCTGTCACGGCAGCAGGTGGCAGAACTTTTTGCCGAGGTCAGTGGAGAGGTGCAGGATCCTGATGATATTCAGGCCCTGGTGCAGGTGGCCCGCAAACACCTGCGCCGGGCGTTTCTGCAGGCAGATATGGGCATCAGCGGCGCCAATTTTGCTATTGCTGACAGCGGCGCCATTGGCATCATTACCAACGAAGGCAACGGCCGCATGGTGACCACCATGCCAAAGACGCACGTGGTCCTCCTAGGTTTGGACAAGCTGGTACCCGATCTGTCCACGGCACTGCGCCTGCTTGCTGTTTTGCCCCGCAACGCCACCGGCCAGAAGATCACCTCCTATGTCACCTGGATTAGCGGCGCGGTTGCCCACGGCTGTACTGGGGCAGAGCGCAAAGACTTCCACATTGTCTTTCTCGACAACGGCAGGCTGTCCCTCGCCCGAGATCCAGTGTTTTCAGAAGCGTTGCGTTGCGTGCGCTGCGGCGCCTGCGCCAATGTCTGTCCCATCTATCGGCTGGTGGGGGGCCACAATTATGGTCATGTCTACATCGGTGCCATCGGCCTCGTCTTTACTCTTTTCTTTCATGGGCGAGACAATGCCAGAGTGCTGCTGGGAAACTGTTTGAACTGCCAGGCCTGCAAAGAGATATGTGCCGCTGGCATCGACCTGCCGCGGTTGATTACTGAAGCGAAGCGGTTCACCCTGGAAGACCAAGGCAAACCTGTGGCAAACAGGCTGCTGGCAACTGTGCTTGGCAACCGCAAGCTGTTTCATTTCTTGCTGCGGCAGGCCTCGCTCCTGCAAAAACCTCTCACCGAGGCCGGCTACCTCCGTCATCTTCCCCTCTTTTTCAGCAGAGAGCATCGCTTCAGGCGTCTTCCCGCACTGGCCAGTACTCCACTGAGGGACAGCTGGTCGCGCCTTGCCACACCTCCAGCAGAACCGCGGCTCAAAGTGGCCCTTTTTGGCGGCTGCCTGGTGGATTTTGTCTACCCAGAGCAAGGAAGGGCCCTGGTGCGGCTGCTGGCAGCATATGACGTGCAGCTGGATTATCCTCCCGACCAGACCTGCTGCGGTTTGCCTGCCATGATGCTGGGGGAGAAGGCCACAGCCCGTCAGGTTGCCAGGCAGAATGTTGCAGCTCTGAACTCGGACGCCTACGATTATATCCTCACCATTTGTGCCTCTTGTGGCTCACATCTCAAACGACAGATGCCGCTCCTTCTCAGTGAAGACAGGGATGTTGCCGCTGCGGCCCGCTCATGTGCTGCTAAGGTCATAGATTTCAGTTCATTCATGGTGCGGGTGCTCGAGATCGACAGGGAGAAGTTTCCTGGCAGGAAGCGTAAAGTAGCCTATCATGCGCCCTGTCATCTCTGTCGTGGTCTGCGGGTGGTCCAGGAACCCCGGCAACTGTTGCACAAGGCGGGATTGCAATACGTTGCCTCAGAGGATGAGGATATGTGTTGTGGCTTCGCTGGTTCCTATTCAATTGACTTTCCGGAGATTTCTGCAGAAATCCTGCAAAGGAAATTGACTCACTTGCAGGCCAGCGGAGCAGAAATGGTGGTGACTGACTGTCCAGGATGTGTATTGCAGCTTCGCGGTGGCCTGCAAGTGAGAAACAGCAATATGAAAGTGCGCCACATGGTGGAGGCAGTGGCTGAGGAACTCATCTAGCACGGCTGCAGAAAGAGTTGGGCTCGGAAGGCGTGCTGCGCCAGCTGCCCGGGACTTGAATGCCGAGCATTTTCCAAAAATACCTCCAAGGGTTGCAGAGCCGAGGCAGGCCGTCTGCCGGTTCTGCTTCCAGGTGTTGGGATAGTGTCTCCTGCCGCCGGACAGCAGGGGCCACGGATGCCCGCCAGTGTGGCTGCGGCATTATTCAGGAATCAGCTGAGCCAAGTGAAGCGGCGAGTTCGAAAAAGAGTGCGGCAGCTGAGCGGATGCCGCTCTGAAAGTCTGCAACAGAGAAGCGCTCG contains the following coding sequences:
- a CDS encoding sulfite exporter TauE/SafE family protein is translated as MTHMLLLTLFGVLVGIGASFSGLGGGFLMVPLLLFMGYSAQKTVGTSFAAIIIISASALIAHQKLANVDFKAGLCLGIGGVVGAQIGPRLLESVSTPHFRKIFAGILVGLALYLFLQK
- a CDS encoding lactate utilization protein, translated to MNLSTLFTEAAGAVQAIVKELQTFSAALHYAVDLTIAQGGRTLAAPGLPAGDKEQLRKLCEKQQLTMLDRDLRQQGEGFHTGFTVADWGIAETGTVVLDSSSEDLRLASMLCETHVAVVASRRLLANTQALEEEVNQLLAKGPRYLAFITGASRTADIERVLTIGVHGPKELHVLLLQEI
- a CDS encoding LUD domain-containing protein — translated: MSGSKDDRKEYRYRLGRALQDSFLRQSLENFALAYPESRRQAFAGLDFQELVDDIAARKTAAMSQLEQLYQSFKKNAESVGAVVHLATTAEEANEIIAEIGRSRGVRKIVKSKSMTAEETFLNKHLEKEGFQVTETDLGEWIIQLRGEGPSHMVMPAIHLSRQQVAELFAEVSGEVQDPDDIQALVQVARKHLRRAFLQADMGISGANFAIADSGAIGIITNEGNGRMVTTMPKTHVVLLGLDKLVPDLSTALRLLAVLPRNATGQKITSYVTWISGAVAHGCTGAERKDFHIVFLDNGRLSLARDPVFSEALRCVRCGACANVCPIYRLVGGHNYGHVYIGAIGLVFTLFFHGRDNARVLLGNCLNCQACKEICAAGIDLPRLITEAKRFTLEDQGKPVANRLLATVLGNRKLFHFLLRQASLLQKPLTEAGYLRHLPLFFSREHRFRRLPALASTPLRDSWSRLATPPAEPRLKVALFGGCLVDFVYPEQGRALVRLLAAYDVQLDYPPDQTCCGLPAMMLGEKATARQVARQNVAALNSDAYDYILTICASCGSHLKRQMPLLLSEDRDVAAAARSCAAKVIDFSSFMVRVLEIDREKFPGRKRKVAYHAPCHLCRGLRVVQEPRQLLHKAGLQYVASEDEDMCCGFAGSYSIDFPEISAEILQRKLTHLQASGAEMVVTDCPGCVLQLRGGLQVRNSNMKVRHMVEAVAEELI